The Ruania halotolerans genome contains the following window.
GCTGCCCGACTCCCCCGCCGAGATCGGTCTGCGCGAACGGAAGCGCGCTGAAACCCGTGCGCGGTTCGCCCGAGCCGCATTCGACCTTGCCCGCACTCGGGGCGTGGATGGCTTCACCATCGACGAACTCGCTGACGCGGTCGGCGTCGCCCGGCGCACGTTCTTCAACCACTTCACCTCCAAAGAGGAAGCAGTCAGTCACATCGTGGCGATGAAGGTCCACGAGGCGCTCGCATCCCTGGCACACCCCGGCGCCACGCTTGGGCTCGATGACTGCCGGGTGATCGAGTCCTTCGGTCGTACCGGCCTGCTCGGCACGATCGCACAGGTCACGCGCGCACTGCTGGCGCCCGACGTGATCACTCTGTTCCGCCAGTTCGGCGAACTCACGTTCACGCACCCAACCCTGATACCGCTGGCCCGCCAGGTCGAGGAAGAGGCCCGCCAGCGTGCAGCGGAGGTGCTCAGGAGCCCGGAGTTCGGGGCGCTGGACCCGCTCGCTGCGCGACTGGTGCCCGGCGTCGTGGTCTCCACCGTGGCCGCCGTGATCCAGCGGGAGATCGCTGTGACCGAACTCGACGGGCCGATCGAGGGAGCCATGACCATCGATGAACTCGTCGAGCAGATCCTCACCTTCCTCACCCAGGGCATCGGCACCACCGGTGTCCGCTCCCACCCAGACCACCCGACCGCCTGAACAACCGGCTGCCTGAACCGCGCATCATCCTCCGAAAGGGATCACCTGTGTCCACCCTGCTCTACCGCCTGGGACGCTTCGCCTACCGCGCGAAGTGGCGCGTGCTCGTCGTCTGGATCGCCGTGCTTGCGGCGGTCGGCGTGGCACTCGCCCTGAACCCGCCACAGACCTCCACCGAGTTCCGCATCGATGGCACGCCCGCCCAGGACGTGCTGGATCAGCTCGCCGAGGAGATGCCGGACGCCTCCGGCGCCTCGGCATCGATCGTGTTCACTGCCCCGGACGGCAACCGCATCGACGATCCGCAGGCCGCTGCCGCGATCGCCGACGCCGTGGCGCAGATCAATGCCAGCGACAGTGTCGTCACCGACGATGCCCCCTCGCAGAGCGACCCGAGCGAGATGTCGCAGGAGGAGGCCGCCGCGATGCAGGCGATGGCGGACGCCTTCAGCCCTGCTGGCGACCTCGAACTGATCCCGCTCCTCGACGGCGAGGCGCCTGTTCCCGGGGTGATCACCTCGGCCGATGGCAGCCTGGCGATGCTCACGGTCCAACTCACCGACCAGGTCATGGAGCTGCCCGAGGGCGCCACGGATGAGATCGTCGACGCCGCCGCGACGGCGGAGAGCGCGGGGCTCACCGTGCTCCCCTCGCAGAGCCTCACTCAGACGTTCGAGTCCCCGATCGGCAGCAACGAAATCGTCGGCCTCGTCGTGGCGGCAGTCGTGCTGATCATCACCCTCGGATCGCTCGTGGTCGCCGGTTTGCCGCTGATCACCGCCCTGATCGGGGTCGGCGTCGGTGTGGGGACGGCCTATGCGCTCTCCAGCATGATCGCGATGACCTCGGTCACCCCGGTGCTGGCGCTGATGATCGGTTTGGCGGTCGGGATCGACTACGCCCTGTTCATCCTGAACCGGGCTCGCCGGTTGGTCATCGACCAGGGCCTGAGCGCCTATGAGGCCACTGGCCGGGCGGTCGGTACGGCGGGCAGTGCCGTGTTCTTCGCCGGCCTCACCGTGATCGTCGCGCTCAGCGGACTGGCTGTGGTGGGCGTGGAATTCCTCACCATCATGGCCCTGATTGCCGCAGCCACTGTGGCGATCGCCGTCGTGGTGGCACTCACCCTGCTCCCGGCGATCCTCGGCTTCGTCGGCGAACGGCTCGTACCCACCAAGCAGCGCCGCGCCGCTGAGGCGGACACCGACGAGCTGGAGCGCCCGAAACTGGCCACCCGCTGGGCATCCGGCCTGGTCCGGCGCAAGGGATTGGTGACAATCGGCGTCGTCGCTCTCCTGGGCGTGATCGCCGTGCCATTCGCGAGTATGCAGCTGAACCTGCCCTCAGCGGGAACCGCCAACCTGGACACCGTGGAACGGCAGAGTTATGACGCGATCAGTGAGGGCTTCGGTGAGGGCTTCAATGCCCCACTGCTCGTGGTGGCCGAGTCCGCCGACGGCTTCGACCCCGAGGCGATCACCGCGCTCAAGGACGACCTGCTCGCCGCTGACGACGTCAACGCCGTGATCCCCTCGGGGCAGTCCGAGAACGGCGACCTGCTCACCCTCACCGTGGTGCCGGTCGACGGCCCCAATGCCGAATCCACCTCCGAACTCGTGGAAGAACTGCGTGAGCTCGACCTGGCGGGAATCGACCTTGGCGTCACGGGAGTCACGGCGATCAATATCGATATGTCCGAGGTGCTCTCCGATGCCCTGATCCCCTACCTGGCGGTGATCGTGGCGCTCTCCCTGATCATCCTGCTGCTGGTCTTCCGGTCGCTGTTCGTACCCCTGACGGCGACCCTCGGCTTCGTGCTGAGCATCGCCGCGACCCTCGGGGCCACCACGGCCGTCTTCCAGTGGGGCTGGGCGAAGGAACTCTTCGGCTTCGACACCCCGGGCCCGTTGCTCAGCTTCCTGCCGATCATCATCACCGGGATCCTGTACGGGCTCGCGATGGACTACCAGGTGTTCCTGGTCTCCTCGATGCGCGAATCGCACGTCCACGGCCACCCCGGCGTCAAGGGTGTCGTGCACGGGTACCAGCTCGCCGCCCGCGTGGTGGTGGCCGCCGCGATCATCATGGTCTCGGTGTTCGCCGGGTTCATCTTCGCCCACGATGCGATGATCAAGCAGATCGGCTTCGCCCTGGCGATCGGGATCCTGTTCGACGCCTTCGTGGTGCGGATGACCCTCATTCCCGCGGTGATGGCGATCGCCGGGGAGAAGGCCTGGTGGCTACCGCGGTGGCTGGAGAAGATCTTGCCGAACCTGGACGTGGAGGGCGACAAGCTGGTCCGCTCCCTCGCCGAGGCCGGCGGGGCTGAGGAGACGGCGACCCACAAGCCGAAGCACTCGATCGACGCCTGAGCGTGCTCCGCATCGGCAGTTCAGCTGCCGGTGCGGAACATGTCCTCCTCGGGCGGGCGAATGGCCACCTGGGCGCCGTCGCCGTCCTCTGCCGTGACCAGGTGGCTCAACCCACGCAGGACGGCGACCGGTCGCCCGCCCGTTTTCCCTCGCACCAGGTCCGCTGCCGCGGCGATTTCATCGGCGACGGCGATCACGGTGGCACGCAGCTCCCGCCCGTTGCCATCGCGCTGGCTGCGCAGATCCTGCAGCACGTCCAGACCGGCAGCGCCGATGCTGATATCGGCGATCCCGCGCCGCCAGGGCCGGCCCACCGAGTCGGTCACCAGCACCCCGGGGCGCATCCCGAGCCGGGCGTTCAGGCCCCGGCGCAGCCGGCGTGCGGACTCGTCGGGATCCTCGGGCAGCAACAGCACCGTCCCGGGGAGCACATTGGAGGAATCCACTCCTGCGGCGGCCATCACCAGACCTTGGCGGTTCTCCACGATCTTGAGCGTCGACCCATCGGGGTAGTTCCGGGTGGCCACCACGCGCACGGTCTCTTCGTCGATCACCGCGTCCCGGTCGGCGGCCTTGCGCAGTCGCCCCTCGGCCTTGGCCACCACCTTGGAGGCCACCACCACGATGTCGCCCTCGGCCAGGCCGCTCGTGCCGTCCGGCCAGGTGAGCGAGCCGAGCACCGGGGTGAGTGCGGCGGCCAGATCGGTCGAGGAGGTGACCTCGGGCACGCCGTCGGGGGCTTGGGCAAGCAACATCAATGGACCACCTTGGGAAGAACGTCGGTACCGAACACGCGCAGGAACTCGTCCTGATTGCGACCCACATTGTGCAGGTAGATGCGGCTGGCGCCCAGATCCACGTAGCGCTGGATCTCCCGCAGGTGGTCCTCGGTGTCCGCGGAGACCACCATCGCACCGGCGAAGTCGCCCGGGCGCACCAGTTTCGCAATCTGCGCCACCTCGAACGGTGAGCGCAGGTCCGCCTTGGAGAACTTCATCGCCCCGTTCGGCCACTCGGTCACGGCGTTGCGCACGGCCTCGGCCTCGGTACGCGCCCAGGAGAGGTGCAGGCGGATCACCCTGGGCATCGCCGTGGCGTCCTTGCCGGCGTCCTTGGCACCTGCGGCGAACCGGCCGAACAGCTGGCCCACCTTCTCGCTCGTGCCGCCCATCGTGATCAGACCGTCGGCGTGCCGACCAGCCCGGCGTGCGGTGACCGGCCCGGCCGTGGCCACGAGAATCTCCGGCGCTGTGGGCGGCATCGTCCACAGCCGCGTGGACTCCAGGGTGAAGTACTCCCCCGAGTGCTTGTGGTCCTTGCCTGCCAGCGAACTGGAGAACAGCTTGCTGATCATGTCGATCGCCTCGAACATGCGGTTGATCCGCTCCGGTGCCTCCGGCCAGTAGCGGCCCACCACGTGCTCATTGATCGCCTCGCCGGAGCCGATCCCGAGCCAGTGCCGTCCCGGGTACATCGCCGCCAGCGTGGCGCTCGCCTGGGCCAGCACGGCCGGGTGCCAACGGAACGTCGGTACGCTCACGCCAGGGCCGACGTCGCCAGCTGTCCGTTCGGCCACAGCGGCCAGCACGTTCCACACGAAGGCCGCCTGTCCTTGCGCGGGCACCCACGGCTGCATCACATCGGTGGCCATCACGCCGGTGAAGCCGCTGCGTTCGGCAGTCTGTGCCAGGTCGACGGCGTCCCTCGGGTGCAGCTGCTCCAGTGCAGCCGCGTAGCCGATCGTCACCATGCCAGCCACCTTAGACGCCAGATGGTCAGGCCTCGGAGAGCACGGCCGCGATGGTCGGGTGGGCGTCGATATAGGCGTCCACCACATCGCGCGCCACGGCCGCCGAGTCCACCAGCGGGTGCACGGCGAAGGCATGCCACGCCTCCTGCCGGGAGCCGGACCGGGAGGCCGAGATGATCCCGCGATCTGCGGCTTTCACGGCCGTGACCAGCGCGAGCTCGTCGAGGGTGAGCGCAGTGGGTGGCACCTCTGGGCGGATGCCATCGCGATCGACCGCGCACGGCACCTCGATCACCGCGTCATCCGGCAGCGTCGGGATGATCCCGTTGTTCGCCACATCGAGGATCATCCGATGCCGCTCCCCCGCGAGCAGGGCCGCCATCAGGTCCACCGCTACCTCGTGGTAGCCGCCACCTTCGAGGTCCTGGTCCTCCCTCTCCTGTTCCCGGGCCTCGGCCATGTAGGTGGCCTCACGTTCGGCGAGCGTGGCCGACCACACCGCACGAGGATCCTGCGTCTGGCCGGCGTCAAGGTAGAACTGGCGCTGTTGGGCATCGAGGAACTCGCCTCGGGTCTGCGCCGATTCCCTGATCCGGGCAACCGCCTCGCGGGTGTAGTCGTAGTAATAGAGGTACTCGTTCGGGAGCGCCCCGCGTGCCCGCACCCAGTCCAGGCCGAGAGTGCGGGCCTCCTCGATCTGCCCCAGCAGCCGGTCGTCGGCGAGGAGCTCGGGAAGCCGGTCCACGCCGCCGGTGCGCAAACCGTGCAACCAGCCGAGGTGGTTCAACCCCAGGTAGTCCACCTTGACGGACTCCGCGGCCGGGTCCACGCCGAGCACGCGAGCGACCCGGCGCACCAGGCCGATCGGGGTATCGCAGATGCCCACCACGCGCTCGCCCAGGTGAGTGCGCATGGCCTCGGTGATCAGCCCGGCAGGGTTCGTGAAGTTGATCGTCCATGCCTGAGGCGCGAGCTCGGCGATCCGCGACGCCACATGCTCCATTATCGGCAGTGTGCGCAGCGCGTACGCCAGCCCCCCGGGGCCGATGGTCTCCTGACCGAGCAGTCCGCGCTCCAACGCCACACGTTCGTCGAGGACGCGCCCGCGGGTGCCGCCCACCCGGATCGCGGCGAACACCACATCGGCGCCCGTAACAGCATCGTCGAGGTCGGTGGTGGCCCGGACCCGGAGGGGGTCAGCACCGTTACTCGCGGCCGCCTCACCCGAGCCGGGCCCGGTCAGCACCTCGTGCATCACGGCAAGTCGGCCGGGGTCGGCGTCGAAGAGCACCACCTCGGTGATCGGCACCCGGTGGCGGGCGGCGAGTACCGCAGAGTAGACGAGCGGGACGCGGAATCCGCCTCCACCGAGGATTACCAGCTTCATATGCGTCAACGTATCCCAGGTGGTGGCAGACTCAGGAACCACCATGACCCACCCAAGCGCCCCTGGATCTGCCGAGCCCGAGTTCGACGTCCTCCTCGCCGGCACCGTGTTCTTTGACATCGTATTCACCGGCTTCGACAAACCACCCTCCCCGGGCACTGAAGTGTGGACGCACGGGATGGGCTCCTCCCCGGGCGGGATCGCGAACCTCGCCGTCGCCACCGCACGCCTGGGTCTGTGCACCGGCCTGGCGGCCGGGTTCGGCGACGATCTGTACGGGGACTGGATGTGGCAGGTGCTGCGCGACCAGGAACGGGTGGACCTGAGCCGGTCCAGGCGCTTCCACGCCTGGCACACCCCGGTCACGGTCTCCCTCGCGATGAACGACGACCGCAGCATGGTCACCCACGGTCACCCGCCGCTTGAACACGTCGCCACGCTCCTCGACCCTCCCCCCACCACCCGCGCCGTACTCGCCGACCTCGGCGACCCGGAGGTACGCGCGGCGAGCTGGTGGCGGACGGCAGCCGCCGGCGGCGCCCTCGTCTTCGCCGATGCCGGGTGGGACCCTGCCGAGCAGTGGGACCGCCGCATTCTGACCGATCTGGAGGGGTGCCACGCCTTCACTCCGAACGCGCAGGAGGCGATGGGGTACACCCGTACCGATACTCCGCGCGCGGCCCTGCACGCGCTGGCCGATCATGTGCCCTTGGCTGTGGTGACCCGCGGACACGAGGGCGTCCTGGCGATCGACTCCGCCACCGGTGAGGAGGCCGAGGTGCCAGCCCTGGAAGTTGCCGCGATCGACCCGACCGGCGCCGGGGACGTGTTCGCCGCCGCTCTCGTGCTCGGCACGCTCCGCGGGTGGCCGCTGACGACGCGCCTGCGGTTCTCCGCATTGTGCTCCTCCCTCGCGGTGCAGCAGTTCGGCGGGTCACTCGCGGCCCCCGGGTGGGGCGATATCTCCGACTGGTGGCGCACCATGCGCGCTCGCTCCGCGGAGGGCGACCCACAGGCACAGGTCAGCACCGAGGCGTACGGTTTCCTCACCGATTGCCTGGCCGGCGTCACCACCCGCCGGGTCCGCCGCGCGGAAGCCACGATCGCACGGTTCTCCGATGCAGACCGCAGTAGTCCCGACCTCGAACCACCCACCACCACTCGTCAGGAAGAAGAACAGTCATGAAGTCACGACGTCGCGGTCTGCTGGCCGCCACGACGGTCACCCTGGCGACCACCCTCGCGCTCGCCGCCTGCGCCCCTGGCACCGGAACTGGAGACGAAACCGCCAGCCCCGGAGCCACCGACGCCGAGGTCAGCACCGATCTGGCCGCACTGGGCGAGGTGACCTTGACCGTCTGGGACCAGGAGACCCGGGGCGGACAGGACGAGCAGATGGCCCAACTGAACGCAGCCTTCGAAGAGGCGTACCCGAATATCTCGATCAACCGGAACTCCCAGTCCTTCGACGACCTGGAAACGACCCTGCGTGGCGCCCTGACCGGCAACGACGCCCCGGATGTGGTGCAGGCGAACAATTCCCGCGGCACCATGGGCGCTTTCGTCTCCGCCGGGCTGCTGCGCGACCTCGAACCGTACGCCGAGGCGTATGGCTGGGCCGACCGGTTCAGCGAGGATGTGCTCGCCGTCTCGCGCTACTCCCCCGACGGCGTCACGTTCGGTTCGGGGTCGCTGTACGGCCTCCCTCAGGTCGGTGAGGTTGTCGGGGTGTTCTATTCCCGCTCCGCCCTTGAGCCGATCGCCACGGAGGACGAGTTGCGCAGTGCCGATTGGGAGACGTTCACCGGGATGCTCGCCGATGCCGCCGACGCCGGCCTGACCCCGGTCCAGCTCGGCAATATCGAGGGGTGGCCGGCCGGTCACGTGTTCGGTCCGATCCAGGCACAGCATGTGCCCGCCGAAGACATCCGTGCCCTCGCGACGGGGAACGAGGGCGCCTCCTGGACCAGCGAGGGCAACATGGCCGCAGCCGCGGAGTTGATCGAGTGGTCCGAGGCGGGCTACTTCAACGAAGGCCCGAATGGCACCGACTACGACGCTGCCTGGTCCGCATTCGCCGAGGGCGACGGGGTCTTCCTGATCGGTGGTTCCTGGCTGGCGGCCGATCTGGAGGCGGCGATGGGTGACGATGTCGGCTTCGTGGTGCCGACCACCGCCGACGGCACCGCCGCGACGACCGGCGGCACCGGCCTGCCGTTCGCGGTGACCGAGCAGAGCCCGAATGCCGATGCCGCTGCCGGCTACATCGACTTCATCACCAGCGATGAGGCCATGGAGGTACTCGCCGAGACTGGCAACATGCCGGTGAACCGGACCGCCGAACTCGCTCCGGAGTCGGGCGTGAACGCCGACATCTATGCCGCCTTCGGAGCGGTCAGTGAGGAAGGCGAGTTGTTGCCGTACCTCGACTGGGCCACACCGACGATGGGCGACACCTTGGGCGCCACGTTGCAGGATCTGATCGGTGGCCAGGCCGACCCGGAACAGGCCATGTCGACCCTGGAAGAGGACTACTCAGCGTTCGTGTCCGAGGGCTGAGGTGACCAGCCCGACGACGCCCGCTCGCCGGGCTCCCAGTCAGCCACGGGGGCAGCGCCGTCGGCACCCGTGGTACCGCCCATGGTTGTACCTCGCCCCGGCCCTGGTGGTCTATGGCGGTTTCCTGCTGTTCCCGTTGGTGCGGTCGGCGCAATTCTCCCTCTTCGCCTGGGACGGGCTGGGCGCGTCGGAGTTCGTGGGGCTGGCCCACTACGCCGACCTGGTGGCCGATCCGGACCTGCGGGCCGCATTCGGCCATGCGCTCGTCCTGATCGGGTTCTTCGCGCTGGTGCCCCTCGTGCTCGGGCTGATCACCGCCGCAGTGTTACGCAGGGGCCGGGTACGCGGCCTGAGCCTGTTCCGCACCGTGGTGTTCGTGCCACAGGTGATCGCCATGGTGGTGGTGGCCGTGGCATGGCGGCAGATCTACGCACCGGACGGGCCGTTGAATGCGGTACTGGACGCCGTCGGACTGGACGCGCTCACGCGCGCCTGGCTGGGTGACTACACCTGGACCCTGCCCGCCGTGGGCGTGGTGGGCACCTGGGTGCAAACCGGCCTGGTGACGGTGTTGCTGCTGGCTGGGATGAGCCGGGTCCCGAACGAACTGTACGAGGCGGCCCGCCTGGATGGCGCGAACGCCGTCCGGGAGTTCTTCGCGATCACACTGCCCAGCGTGCGAGGTGAGGTCGCGGTGGCGCTCACGCTGACCATCGTGGCCGCGCTGAAGACGTTCGATCTGGTGTACGTGACCACCAGCGGTGGGCCAGGCAACTCCACCACGGTGCCCGCCTACGAGGTCTTCCAACGGGCGTTCCGCACGGGTGAGGTCGGCTCAGCGGCGGCAATCGCCGTCACCCTGACCGCCTTGGTGTTCGCGATCAACCTCGTGGTGAACCGCATCGGTGGGCGGGAGGGGCACCGATGATCGTCTCCCGGGCCGAACGGGCCATGAACTACGCGGTACTCACCGTGGCTGCGCTGGCGGCACTGGCACCGATCGCCATCATCGTGATCACCTCACTGCAACCAGGCAGCGGCCAGAGTGGACTGCAGCTGTCGAACTACACGCAGGCGTGGGTCGAAGGCGAGTTCTCGCACTACCTGCGGACCTCCATGCTCGTCTCCGGCACGGTACTCGCAATCGCGCTGCCGTGTTCGGTACTCGCCGGCTACGCACTCGGCACCATCCGGTTCCGTGGATCCTCACTGCTCTTCGGGGTGTTCCTGCTTGGGATCATGGTGCCCGCCGAGGCGATCGTGGTGCCCTTGTTCTACGACCTGCGCACCCTCGGTCTGACGAACACGCTCTGGGCGGTCGCCCTGCCGCAAGCCGCGCAGTCGATCGCCTTCGGTACCTACTGGATGCGCACCTACTTCCGCACCGCGCCACGGTCGCTGATCGAAGCGGCCACGCTGGATGGTGCCAGCGAGCGCCGGGTGCTGTGGTCGATCCTGGTACCGATCGGGCGCCCGGCGATCGTGACGATGACCGTGCTGGTGTTCCTGTGGACCTGGAATGAGTTCCTCATCCCGCTGGTGATGAGCCCGAACGGGTCATTCCGCACCGCACCGTTGGCGCTCGCCCTCTTCCAGGGCCAGCACGTTCAGGCGACGTCGTTGCTCGCAGCAGCCGCTGTGCTCGTGGCCCTGCCGGTGGTGATCGTGTACCTGGTGCTGCAACGGCATGTGATCGCGGGAATGCTTGAGGGCTCGGTGCGCGAATAGGACCGCGGCGACTGCGCCGAGGGGGCCCGAATGGATTCGCACGCAGGTCTGCCGATCTGGGATGATCGGGCATCATGAGCGAGCACACCCCGAACCGAGCCAGCGCCCCGATCGAGCCCATCCGCCCGATCGCGCAGGTACCGGAGCGTCCCTCGCTCGACGGCGTGGAGGACCGCTGGTCAGCTGCGTGGGCCACCAACGGCACGTACGCCTTCGATCGTGACCGGCCGCGCGAGCAGGTCTTCTCCATTGACACCCCGCCCCCGACGGCGTCCGGTTCGCTGCACATCGGCCACGTCTTCTCCTACACCCACACCGATTGCCTGGCCCGCTACCAGCGGATGCGTGGCCGTGAGGTGTTCTACCCGATGGGCTGGGACGACAACGGGCTGCCGACCGAACGGCGCGTGCAGAACTACTACGGCGTCCAGGTGGATACGAGCCTGGCCTATGAAGCCGGCTTCACGCCCCCATTCACCGGGGACGTTCCGAAGAACCACCGGCCCACGCCGATCTCGCGGCAGAACTTCGTGGAGTTGTGCCTGACGCTGGCTGCCGAGGACGAGAAGAGTTTCGAGCAGGTCTTCCGTTACCTGGGCCTGAGCGTGGACTGGGCACAGACGTATCAGACCATCGGCCCGGCTGCGCAGCAGGCATCCCAGCGCGCATTCCTGCGCCAGCTCGCGCGCGGGGAGGCGTACCAGATCGAGGCCCCGACGCTCTGGGACGTCACCTTCCAGACCGCCGTCGCCCAGGCCGAGTTGGAGGACCGGGAGCGAGAGGGCGCGTATCACCGCATCTCCTTCCATGGGGCCGGCGGTGCGCAGGACAAGGTCGTCATCGAGACCACCCGCCCCGAGCTGCTCGCCGCCTGTGTGGCGCTCGTGGCCCACCCCGACGATGAGCGGTATCAGCCGTTGTTCGGCACCGAGGTCACCTCACCGGTGTTCGGGGTGCAGGTGCCGGTGCTCGCGCACTCCCTCGCCGACCCGGACAAGGGCGCCGGCATCGCGATGATCTGCACCTTCGGTGACACCACCGACGTGACGTGGTGGCGTGAGTTGAATCTGCCCACCCGCACGATCATCGGCCGCGACGGCCGGATCCTGCCCGATCCGCCTGAGGTCATCACCTCCGAGAGCGGACGCGCCGCGTACGCCGAACTGGTTGGCCTGACCGTGTTCTCAGCGCAGAAGAAGATGGTCGAACTGCTGACCGCCTCGGGCGACCTGCACGGTGAACCACGCAAGATCTCCCACCCGGTGAAGTTCTTCGAGAAGGGTGACAAGCCGCTGGAGATCGTCTCCTCACGCCAGTGGTACGCCCGCAACGGTGGCCGTGACGCCGACCTGCGCGAGGCCCTGATCAAGCGTGGCAAGGAGATCGAGTGGCACCCGGGCTACATGCAGTCCCGCTACGAGAACTGGGTGGACGGCCTGGCCGGTGACTGGCTGCTCTCCCGGCAGCGGTTCTTCGGGGTGCCATTTCCGCTCTGGTACCGCCTCGACGAGGCCGGTGAGGTGCGCTACGACGATCTCCTGGTGCCCGCGGAGGGCCGGCTTCCGATCGATCCGGCCACCGATGTACCCGAGGGGTACACCGAGGATCAGCGCGGGAAGCCAGGTGGCTTCGCCGGCGACCCGGACGTCCTCGACACCTGGGCCACGTCGTCGCTGACTCCGCAGCTCGCGGGCAGGTGGGAACGCGACCCGGAGTTCTTCGCCAAGGTCTTCCCCTACGACGTGCGCCCGCAGGGTCACGACATCATCCGCACGTGGTTGTTCTCCACGGTGGTGCGCGCGAACGCCGAGCACGATTCGCTACCGTGGCGGCGCGCCGCGATCTCTGGCTGGATCCTGGACCCGGACCGCAAGAAGATGAGCAAATCCAAGGGCAACGTCGTCACGCCGCTTGGCCTGCTGGAGCAGCATGGGTCCGACGCCGTGCGCTACTGGGCCGCTTCGGCCCGCCTCGGGGCCGATACCGCCTTCGACGAGGGGCAGATGAAGATCGGCCGGCGGTTGGCGATCAAGCTGCTGAACGCGAGCAAGTTCGCCCTCTC
Protein-coding sequences here:
- a CDS encoding carbohydrate ABC transporter permease; the protein is MTSPTTPARRAPSQPRGQRRRHPWYRPWLYLAPALVVYGGFLLFPLVRSAQFSLFAWDGLGASEFVGLAHYADLVADPDLRAAFGHALVLIGFFALVPLVLGLITAAVLRRGRVRGLSLFRTVVFVPQVIAMVVVAVAWRQIYAPDGPLNAVLDAVGLDALTRAWLGDYTWTLPAVGVVGTWVQTGLVTVLLLAGMSRVPNELYEAARLDGANAVREFFAITLPSVRGEVAVALTLTIVAALKTFDLVYVTTSGGPGNSTTVPAYEVFQRAFRTGEVGSAAAIAVTLTALVFAINLVVNRIGGREGHR
- a CDS encoding carbohydrate ABC transporter permease; the protein is MIVSRAERAMNYAVLTVAALAALAPIAIIVITSLQPGSGQSGLQLSNYTQAWVEGEFSHYLRTSMLVSGTVLAIALPCSVLAGYALGTIRFRGSSLLFGVFLLGIMVPAEAIVVPLFYDLRTLGLTNTLWAVALPQAAQSIAFGTYWMRTYFRTAPRSLIEAATLDGASERRVLWSILVPIGRPAIVTMTVLVFLWTWNEFLIPLVMSPNGSFRTAPLALALFQGQHVQATSLLAAAAVLVALPVVIVYLVLQRHVIAGMLEGSVRE
- the valS gene encoding valine--tRNA ligase; the protein is MSEHTPNRASAPIEPIRPIAQVPERPSLDGVEDRWSAAWATNGTYAFDRDRPREQVFSIDTPPPTASGSLHIGHVFSYTHTDCLARYQRMRGREVFYPMGWDDNGLPTERRVQNYYGVQVDTSLAYEAGFTPPFTGDVPKNHRPTPISRQNFVELCLTLAAEDEKSFEQVFRYLGLSVDWAQTYQTIGPAAQQASQRAFLRQLARGEAYQIEAPTLWDVTFQTAVAQAELEDREREGAYHRISFHGAGGAQDKVVIETTRPELLAACVALVAHPDDERYQPLFGTEVTSPVFGVQVPVLAHSLADPDKGAGIAMICTFGDTTDVTWWRELNLPTRTIIGRDGRILPDPPEVITSESGRAAYAELVGLTVFSAQKKMVELLTASGDLHGEPRKISHPVKFFEKGDKPLEIVSSRQWYARNGGRDADLREALIKRGKEIEWHPGYMQSRYENWVDGLAGDWLLSRQRFFGVPFPLWYRLDEAGEVRYDDLLVPAEGRLPIDPATDVPEGYTEDQRGKPGGFAGDPDVLDTWATSSLTPQLAGRWERDPEFFAKVFPYDVRPQGHDIIRTWLFSTVVRANAEHDSLPWRRAAISGWILDPDRKKMSKSKGNVVTPLGLLEQHGSDAVRYWAASARLGADTAFDEGQMKIGRRLAIKLLNASKFALSFAGDAQVTLDPAAVTEPIDRAVLAELATVVETATTGFEAFDHARALEAAESFFWTFCDDYLELVKDRAYGGETTSASPEAVASARAALWLSLDTLLRLFAPFLPFATEEVWSWWREGSVHRGAWPTSEVLREAAGDGDPALVRVAGSTLAALRKVKSEAKVSQKATFVSAELHLNAADHDRVGAVLSDLRAAGRVSGELTVTAADASDGVHVVGELVPPEPKQSR